The nucleotide window CACCACTGCATGGCATACTAATTATACGGTGCATTAATAAACCAACATTTTGGAGCTTTGAGGGAAACATATTTGTTTCTACAAAGCGTCTCTTACTTTGCTAAACGTTTCATTGTTCAAAGATCATCTAGGACTTGACAGTTCATCTGGTGCAATATTTGAAGTTGAGTCTAATAATGGCATACTAATTATACGGTGCATTAATAAACCAACATTTTGGAGCTTTGAGAGAAACATATTTGTTTCTACAAAGCGTCTCTTACTTTGCTAAACGTTTCATTGTTCAAAGATCATCTAGGACCTGACAGTTCATCTGGTGCAATATTTGAAGTTGAGTCTAATAATGGCCGCCAATAACCATTGTGGAGATTGGAGGGGTCGAAGTTTGGTTGGATCATATCCTCTTTCTGCCACCATTTATCCCATTTTTCTGCCAAACCTTCACCATCTAGCATTCTCACCACCTCAGACATCTTTGGTCTTTCCATAGGGGAGCTTTGTGTGCATAGCAAGGCCACTTGGATTAACTCCTCTACTTCCGCCTCCTCATATTTTCCCTCTAAATCTGTATCCACCAGTGTCTCCAACCTCTTGTCTTTCAGAAGTGCTTTCACCTGGGATCAAAATAATGTCATTTGCCAAGAAAAACCAttaacaattggtgttaatttCAGTGCTTATAGCTAATGTAACAACAACTGGGAATATGAGATTCTAGAATCTGGGACAGATAGAAACAACCAAATCAATTtggtatttgttattttttcaaagCAAAGGTAGTTatacaacaaaacaaaactcgAAGAGGGAATAAAGAGAGGTTTCAAAACTTCAACTAGGAATATCCAGCAGGAATAAGCAATAATTGCAAATCCTATACTGAAATCATGAACATTTGAGGCAAAAATGTTTCCTTCCATTGGTTCAATTTCAACCTCATAATTTTTAGAAAACTACATATGGCTGCTAAATTGAACATGAAGTACAAATAGCATATTTTTGGTAAACATAATACCTACCCAGTCAAGCAACATGACATCATCATCATTGGCGAGTCGTGCTAAATCAAAAGCCCTCTGTCCAGTTATTAGTTCAAGAAGCATCACACCATATCCAAAAACATCAGTTTTCTCTGAAGACTTTCCAGTTGAGAGGTACTCTGGTGCTATATGGCCAATTGTACCGCGTACTGCGGTAGTAACATGAGTATCCTTATAATCCATAAGTTTTGCTAAACCAAAATCTCCTACAACTGCTTCAAAGTCATCATCTAACAATATGTTAGCAGCTTTGACATCACGATGAATAATCTTTGGGTCGCAATGATCGTGCAAATAAGCAAGCCCCCTAGCAGCTCCTAGAGCAATATTCTTCCGTTTTGGCCATTCAAGTGGTGGTTGTGATTCCGGACGATCTACAAGAATAcattcaatataaataaaaacatttttaatttgaaagcaGATTTTGAAATTTAACAGCAGAAGAGCTGATTTGGATTCTCTATTTTGACCACATTAAATGATTTGATCAACAAGACTGGATGAATGCTTAGAAAAATTTGGCACTAAGACTGGATCAAATTTAAGATACTGATATATTTCCTAAATGTTGTGTGAATGTGCCCTGCTAGATAACATGTCAGACatacacaatttttattttacaaaaaaataaataaaagaacaaactTGAAAGAAATTTGACATGAAAAGTAAGGTTTACATAACTAGCAGAAAAAGATATACGAGAGAAAAGATATTTAGTTGAGAAACACACTGAggtaaataagttaaaaaaaaaagagcaatgtATGTCATGTCACATTAATCCTCTTCAATAGGGATTCAATAGAGTAGACTAATAAGGGTACCTCGTAAACATGAAGCTACACTTCCATTAGACATGAAAGGATACACAAGCAAGCGTTCAGTAGGTGTCATACAGAAACCACGCAGGCGAAGCAAATTTCGATGGACAGCCATGCTGATCATTTCCACTTCAGTTTGAAATTGCATCTCCCCACCCTGAGTTCGTTCCTCTTTAAGTCTTTTTACTGCTACAAGATCACCATTTGTTAAGCGTCCTTTATAAACCTTGCCAAATCCACCTTTACCAAGaatgtttttgttattaaagGTATCTGTTGCAACTTGCAGTTCACGCAGTGAAAACCTTTTAAGCTGACCAAGGTGAACTTCAGGATCCTCCTCAGCTGCCAGTGGAGTACACACAAAAATCAGTTATGGGTATCATATGCAGCTTTAATCTATTAAAACAACCAACCAACCTGCAACATCAAAGAAAAAGTCCCTTGGCTTCCTTCTTTTCCAATAAACAAGTACAATTACTGGAGCTGCAAACAACAGTGCAGCACCCACAGCAACTCCTCCAGCAATGATTACAATAGCACGGTTACCATTACCTACAAGGATTAACAGAATAAAATGGGAAACTATAACTCAATTCCAAAGCTATGCTTCCCATTGAATAgcataggaaaaaaaatcaacattattATTAACCCCTTTTCTTGAATTGGACCATGAGTAACATTCTGTTAGGATActaaacagaaagaaaacacaGAAACCATTCACCTCAAGAAACTATACATTTAAGCATGTAGAAGTTATGCTTAAGGTATCTCCATCATCAAAGATCATTGTTCAATAACACTCAATCTgtcttttcaataaatttaaaacttgtAAGAATGAAAAGATTCAGTTGCAAAAATCATCCAAAAATTACAGAATAAGCACTTGATAAAAACCCATGTAACCTATCAACTATCAAAAGGCTGAAGGAAATATTTGTAGTATGGAATGGAATGGAGTGGATGCTGCTTgttaaagaaacaaaagtaaaatacCACCAAAATTGAAAACCTTATACatagtattaatttttaattgtaaaacaCCACTATTGAGCCTTTGCTTCTCTTAGTGGTTTAAATTACATGGTATCAAATTCTAGTTGACCTGATGGTGTAGAGTTTGACTGTTGCCCCGAgtcttacaattttaaaaaaagttgatttgTTGTCAGTTTTAGTTGTAATTCTGTCTGCATTTCAAGCCTAGTGGACTCTCACACGAGAGGGCATTTTCCGTTATATTTTCAGCTTATGCTTTTAGGTCAGGttattgtttgaaaaaataaattcattaccaacaataaaacaaatacCAACAAACCTGAAGAACTTTGTGGCGGTGTGACAGCCGGTGGAGGTACAAGGGTGTTATTATTCAATGAAGGATTATTCCTAAAACTGCAATGACAAATAAATGGGTTAGTACAGAATTTATATCTCATCCGTTGATCATAATAGTAATGTGTCCTGCATCGGACAGATGGGATTCTGTGGGGTTTATAATTGGTCTCTCCGACCATAATAACCATTGGCTAATAGTTGTAGTGTAGCTCTCCCAATGTGCttatcaaaacaaacaaatttatttgtaCCAACCTGATGGGAGTAAAACTTGAAAAAGAACCATTGATTGGGATGTCTCCAGTTAAGTTGTTGTTCGATAAATCACTAGATTCAACAATGAACATGGTGTCAGGTTACACATTAAATAACACAACACAAGTATAACAATGTATCTAGATATAGGAGTAAAACTCACAGAACTTGAAGTGAATCAACAGTGGTCAAACGAACAGGGATCTTTCCTGACAAGCTGTTATTGTTCAGACGCCTGGTTCGTGGAGAAGATCCATTTAGTTTGCATATAATAAACTATTAAAAGAGAAGAGTAACAAGACAATACAGCAAACAATCACTAAGTAGCAAGTGTGGTAGGTGTGTGCTATAATAATTTGTTGGTAACTTATATAAGCATCTATTTCATGTAATTATGTAGAATGATACTTCTTTGAGGCAGGTGCTCAAAGTATATTTCAAGTGTTGGAACTGAAATAGACGGTGCATAATCTGCCACCATTTTATGTGGGAAAGAAAAATTGTGAATTCtaaatgaagaaacaaaattGAAACTGATTTAGATAAGTCTCGCTGATTAAAGATATGAGATAAAGGAAGACATGCCATACAGGAAACGTAGTTTTTTAAGGTTGGCCAAGTTGTCTGAAATGGGACCAGTAATGTTGTTCGAGTAAAGATCCAAGCTCACCAAGTTTCTCAAACTTCCAAGCTCATCTGGGATTTTCCCAGTTATATTATTACTATAAAGTTCCCtgtcaatgaaaagaaaaatgttcagaTTTGGGCAGAGAAAAAAGTCCAGTGAATAACTAAACATTGCATAACCCATTTGTATTAAAATCTAATAGACGTTcataaagtaaaaattgaaCTACACAAAATGCCAAGGTATATGTGCTATGCAAAAGCACAGGATCGAAGAATTGACTAGTTCATGAGTTAATGAAAAAACTCAAATAGCATAGCCTCCTTTTACAGCTGAAAAGAAAACTTTTGGaccattcaaataaattttggtttatatgaaaatcaaattataacCATTGGTATCCATAGTTTTAAAgtggaagaatttgaatcaTCCACTTTACAATCTCCACCTTCACTCAAATTTGACTAGTTCCTCATCGCCATATAAAGCCTTCAGGGGTAGGCAAGTGCAGTAAAGACTAACCAACTCCAAGCAATATGCTGGATTATCGAACATGTGAATCTCTTGCACTACAGATttgccaacaacaacaactcgAATAAAGTGACTTTTACATCAATGTGTTTGGTCTTGTTGTGAAAATGACTATTCTTAATCCAGTGAATAGGCACTTTGACTAACGCAAAATACATCAAGAACATCTTGTGTTAGGCCAAGTCCATTAACCAAACCTCAAGCCAAATAGCATCCTTTCGCACCCTCTGTTGCTGCAATAAGTTCTACTTTAGT belongs to Glycine soja cultivar W05 chromosome 5, ASM419377v2, whole genome shotgun sequence and includes:
- the LOC114412584 gene encoding BRASSINOSTEROID INSENSITIVE 1-associated receptor kinase 1-like isoform X1, which gives rise to MANMERVISDFMSWFPLWAILVLDLLLKVSGNTEGDALTALKNSVSDPNNVLQSWDSTLVDPCTWFHVTCNNENSVTRVDLGNANLSGQLVPQLGQLPNLQYLELYSNNITGKIPDELGSLRNLVSLDLYSNNITGPISDNLANLKKLRFLRLNNNSLSGKIPVRLTTVDSLQVLDLSNNNLTGDIPINGSFSSFTPISFRNNPSLNNNTLVPPPAVTPPQSSSGNGNRAIVIIAGGVAVGAALLFAAPVIVLVYWKRRKPRDFFFDVAAEEDPEVHLGQLKRFSLRELQVATDTFNNKNILGKGGFGKVYKGRLTNGDLVAVKRLKEERTQGGEMQFQTEVEMISMAVHRNLLRLRGFCMTPTERLLVYPFMSNGSVASCLRDRPESQPPLEWPKRKNIALGAARGLAYLHDHCDPKIIHRDVKAANILLDDDFEAVVGDFGLAKLMDYKDTHVTTAVRGTIGHIAPEYLSTGKSSEKTDVFGYGVMLLELITGQRAFDLARLANDDDVMLLDWVKALLKDKRLETLVDTDLEGKYEEAEVEELIQVALLCTQSSPMERPKMSEVVRMLDGEGLAEKWDKWWQKEDMIQPNFDPSNLHNGYWRPLLDSTSNIAPDELSGPR
- the LOC114412584 gene encoding BRASSINOSTEROID INSENSITIVE 1-associated receptor kinase 1-like isoform X2, yielding MANMERVISDFMSWFPLWAILVLDLLLKVSGNTEGDALTALKNSVSDPNNVLQSWDSTLVDPCTWFHVTCNNENSVTRVDLGNANLSGQLVPQLGQLPNLQYLELYSNNITGKIPDELGSLRNLVSLDLYSNNITGPISDNLANLKKLRFLRLNNNSLSGKIPVRLTTVDSLQVLDLSNNNLTGDIPINGSFSSFTPISFRNNPSLNNNTLVPPPAVTPPQSSSGNGNRAIVIIAGGVAVGAALLFAAPVIVLVYWKRRKPRDFFFDVAAEEDPEVHLGQLKRFSLRELQVATDTFNNKNILGKGGFGKVYKGRLTNGDLVAVKRLKEERTQGGEMQFQTEVEMISMAVHRNLLRLRGFCMTPTERLLVYPFMSNGSVASCLRDRPESQPPLEWPKRKNIALGAARGLAYLHDHCDPKIIHRDVKAANILLDDDFEAVVGDFGLAKLMDYKDTHVTTAVRGTIGHIAPEYLSTGKSSEKTDVFGYGVMLLELITGQRAFDLARLANDDDVMLLDWVKALLKDKRLETLVDTDLEGKYEEAEVEELIQVALLCTQSSPMERPKMSEVVRMLDGEGLAEKWDKWWQKEDMIQPNFDPSNLHNGYWRPLLDSTSNIAPDELSGPR